A genomic window from Pecten maximus chromosome 4, xPecMax1.1, whole genome shotgun sequence includes:
- the LOC117325979 gene encoding SET domain-containing protein 9-like isoform X2, whose amino-acid sequence MRAVAPSESDKILTNSQVEQFLLHFFENLENERLSTENTSDLWKSQKLTEEEQFVQYKSNLRVMEECVGFITERKPSLIPGCGTGVFVTKGEIPKQTVVSMYPGTIYRAGEPILFQSLANPFIFRCIDAVLIDGNDKNISKYIYKSCGQRDRHGPYLTCDLTWVTRNPVNPLAVGQYVNNQSKQFPANVAYQEFDIPEKFPFHLQKYIPNINYSSSIQDCLEEHRLTRVVVLVSLRKIEEGEELFSSYFTVVH is encoded by the exons ATGAGAGCAGTCGCTCCCAGTGAAAGTGATAAGATATTAACCAATTCACAAGTAGAACAATTTCTATTACACTTTTTTGAAAATCTGGAAAATGAAAGACTTTCAACAGAGAATACCTCTGATTTGTGGAAATCACAGAAACTCACCGAAGAAGAACAATTTGTACAATACAAAAGTAACCTGAGGGTGATGGAGGAATGTGTTGGATTTATTACAGAAAGAAAACCAAGTTTAATACCTGGGTGTGGAACAGGTGTGTTTGTGACCAAAGGTGAAATACCTAAACAAACAGTGGTCTCTATGTACCCAGGAACAATATACAGGGCCGGGGAACCCATCTTGTTTCAGAGCCTGGCCAATCCATTTATATTCCGCTGTATTGATGCTGTCCTCATTGATGGAAATGATAAGAATATTTctaaatacatttataa GTCGTGTGGTCAGAGAGACAGACATGGACCttatttgacctgtgacctgaCCTGGGTAACACGAAACCCAGTCAATCCATTGGCTGTTGGCCAGTATGTtaacaaccaatcaaaac AATTCCCTGCTAATGTGGCCTACCAGGAATTTGACATACCTGAGAAGTTCCCCTTTCACCTGCAAAAATATATCCCTAATATAAACTACAGCTCATCCATACAGGATTGTCTGGAAGAGCACAG GTTGACAAGAGTTGTGGTTCTTGTGTCATTGAGGAAGATTGAAGAAGGGGAAGAACTCTTCTCGAGTTATTTTACTGTTGtacattaa
- the LOC117325979 gene encoding SET domain-containing protein 9-like isoform X1, with amino-acid sequence MFLKTLRNKWKHYRYRLVPWIAFNLKDRRMRAVAPSESDKILTNSQVEQFLLHFFENLENERLSTENTSDLWKSQKLTEEEQFVQYKSNLRVMEECVGFITERKPSLIPGCGTGVFVTKGEIPKQTVVSMYPGTIYRAGEPILFQSLANPFIFRCIDAVLIDGNDKNISKYIYKSCGQRDRHGPYLTCDLTWVTRNPVNPLAVGQYVNNQSKQFPANVAYQEFDIPEKFPFHLQKYIPNINYSSSIQDCLEEHRLTRVVVLVSLRKIEEGEELFSSYFTVVH; translated from the exons ATGTTTTTAAAGACTCTGCGAAACAAATGGAAACATTATAGATACCGATTGGTACCATGGATTGCATTCAACCTTAAAGACAG GCGCATGAGAGCAGTCGCTCCCAGTGAAAGTGATAAGATATTAACCAATTCACAAGTAGAACAATTTCTATTACACTTTTTTGAAAATCTGGAAAATGAAAGACTTTCAACAGAGAATACCTCTGATTTGTGGAAATCACAGAAACTCACCGAAGAAGAACAATTTGTACAATACAAAAGTAACCTGAGGGTGATGGAGGAATGTGTTGGATTTATTACAGAAAGAAAACCAAGTTTAATACCTGGGTGTGGAACAGGTGTGTTTGTGACCAAAGGTGAAATACCTAAACAAACAGTGGTCTCTATGTACCCAGGAACAATATACAGGGCCGGGGAACCCATCTTGTTTCAGAGCCTGGCCAATCCATTTATATTCCGCTGTATTGATGCTGTCCTCATTGATGGAAATGATAAGAATATTTctaaatacatttataa GTCGTGTGGTCAGAGAGACAGACATGGACCttatttgacctgtgacctgaCCTGGGTAACACGAAACCCAGTCAATCCATTGGCTGTTGGCCAGTATGTtaacaaccaatcaaaac AATTCCCTGCTAATGTGGCCTACCAGGAATTTGACATACCTGAGAAGTTCCCCTTTCACCTGCAAAAATATATCCCTAATATAAACTACAGCTCATCCATACAGGATTGTCTGGAAGAGCACAG GTTGACAAGAGTTGTGGTTCTTGTGTCATTGAGGAAGATTGAAGAAGGGGAAGAACTCTTCTCGAGTTATTTTACTGTTGtacattaa